In Acidobacteriota bacterium, one genomic interval encodes:
- a CDS encoding thioredoxin family protein: protein MAQKAVFYHAGCPVCIDAEQQLAVALDPSRFEVEVVHLGASKDRIAEAERAGVVSVPALVLGGRPYHINFGASLADVKG from the coding sequence ATGGCACAGAAAGCCGTCTTCTATCACGCCGGGTGCCCGGTGTGCATCGATGCCGAGCAGCAGCTCGCCGTCGCGCTCGACCCGTCGCGCTTCGAGGTCGAGGTCGTGCACCTCGGCGCATCGAAGGACCGCATCGCCGAAGCCGAACGCGCCGGCGTCGTCTCCGTCCCGGCGCTCGTCCTCGGCGGCCGGCCGTACCACATCAACTTCGGCGCGAGCCTCGCCGACGTGAAGGGCTGA
- a CDS encoding MarR family winged helix-turn-helix transcriptional regulator: MSPASSPGLAPSTAALVTTGLAKIGLALRSRSWQASNRTGVTPTQAAVVDLLDAHRAGLRLTAVAEALGVSAATTSDTVAALVEKGLVARLADPDDARAVRLRATRKGLALSKRLAEWPEFLRKAVATLDETEQGVLLRSLVKMIRALQEAGDIPVQRMCVSCRYFRPNVHREPAAPHHCDFVDSPFGDRALRIDCGDHEPLDPAAAEVVWQRFARPDTPPTSAGTAR; the protein is encoded by the coding sequence ATGAGTCCCGCATCCTCGCCAGGCCTCGCGCCATCCACGGCCGCGCTCGTGACGACGGGCCTCGCGAAGATCGGCCTCGCGCTGCGAAGCCGCTCGTGGCAGGCCTCGAATCGGACGGGGGTCACGCCCACGCAGGCCGCCGTCGTCGACCTGCTCGACGCGCACCGTGCGGGCCTCCGACTCACGGCCGTCGCAGAGGCCCTGGGCGTCTCGGCGGCGACAACCAGCGACACGGTGGCCGCGCTCGTCGAGAAGGGGCTGGTCGCCCGCCTGGCCGACCCCGACGATGCCAGGGCCGTCCGTCTCCGTGCCACCCGGAAGGGGCTGGCGCTCTCGAAGCGGCTCGCTGAGTGGCCGGAATTCCTGCGGAAGGCGGTCGCCACACTCGACGAGACCGAACAAGGGGTGCTGCTTCGGAGCCTGGTGAAGATGATCCGTGCGCTGCAGGAGGCCGGCGACATCCCCGTGCAGCGGATGTGCGTGTCGTGCAGGTACTTCCGGCCCAACGTGCATCGCGAGCCGGCGGCGCCGCACCATTGTGATTTCGTGGACTCGCCGTTCGGCGATCGCGCCCTGCGCATCGACTGCGGCGATCACGAGCCGCTCGACCCGGCGGCGGCCGAGGTCGTGTGGCAGCGCTTCGCGCGGCCGGACACCCCGCCGACATCGGCGGGGACCGCGCGCTGA